The following coding sequences are from one Sphingomonadaceae bacterium OTU29LAMAA1 window:
- a CDS encoding DNA primase, producing the protein MGGHQVMGHGSGDDGYDEEGYDESQRAEILEATRNGPSDGTVLTDLDPDLGDDDAEEESIDDIDMDSEEVGETDASVTMDEEDMDEDDAQDDFDAGTTDDEDMKDSDDTALRP; encoded by the coding sequence ATGGGCGGACATCAGGTCATGGGCCACGGATCGGGCGACGACGGCTACGACGAGGAAGGGTATGACGAGAGCCAGCGCGCCGAGATCCTCGAGGCGACGCGCAACGGCCCGAGCGACGGAACGGTGCTGACCGACCTCGACCCCGATCTGGGCGACGACGACGCCGAAGAGGAGTCGATCGACGACATCGATATGGATTCCGAGGAGGTCGGCGAGACCGATGCCAGCGTCACCATGGACGAAGAGGACATGGACGAGGACGATGCGCAGGACGATTTCGACGCCGGCACAACCGACGACGAGGACATGAAGGATAGCGACGACACGGCGTTGCGTCCGTAG
- a CDS encoding bifunctional [glutamine synthetase] adenylyltransferase/[glutamine synthetase]-adenylyl-L-tyrosine phosphorylase, producing MNDALSRARQHAPFLALLIDREPELAARLADGVIDLEWSTARPDMPIGRQLRLDRRALALSVAIGDLSGTFDLTAVTHALTDFADRSLDRAIRAAIEERTPGAEPCGFAAIALGKQGSRELNYSSDIDPILIFDPATLPRRAREEPEEAAVRIAKRVVELLQARDGDGYVLRVDLRLRPSPEVTPIALPVGGAIGYYESQALTWERAAFIRARVAAGDMALGAYFLDAIRPFVWRRGLDFGAIGEIRDLSRRIRDHYASGQAFGPGFDLKRGRGGIREAEFFAQIHQLIHGGRDPALRLPATRDALAALAAAGWIDHEQAGALTESYTVLRTIEHRVQMIDDRQTHVLPSGAALDHVAKLHGLDAGGELIALLRRPVETAGRIYDALDDGRSAAFPHEAQALASRLADIGFDDGEAAAGRIAVWRAGRYPALRSAAARDALEAVLPVLMPALVAAPDPAAALLRLDMLLERLSSAINILRLLEARPGLAALLATILSHAPPLADALATRPELIDWLIDASAFEPLDSVDRLSAEMRTGEARDYQALLDHVRRVIGEKRFALGSQVVAAVADPLDAASGYARLAEAAIEVLAQATVAAFEQVHGSVPDSELIILAYGRLGGGALTHASDLDLVYLFTGDFSRESDGGKPLGATLYYNRLAQRVSAALSVPTAAGPLYAVDTRLRPSGTQGPLVVSLESFARYQREEAWTWEHMALTRARPVFGSPAARVAASAVIAEVLQGARPSRDLVAEAADMRAEMARHKPPQGPLDAKLLPGGLVDLEFTVHLAQLQHRAGFDPHLGKAIDALVRRDLLPANLVDANALLTRLLVTLRLVAPDAAEPPPATRALIARALQRDDWDAVLAGFAATRHDVETAWHRMTGETHG from the coding sequence ATGAACGATGCCCTGTCGCGGGCACGACAGCATGCGCCGTTTCTGGCGCTGTTGATCGATCGCGAGCCGGAACTGGCCGCACGGCTGGCCGACGGCGTGATCGACCTGGAGTGGAGCACCGCCCGTCCCGACATGCCGATCGGCCGGCAGTTGCGCCTCGATCGCCGGGCACTGGCGCTGAGCGTGGCGATCGGCGACCTGTCCGGCACGTTCGATCTGACGGCGGTGACGCATGCGCTGACCGATTTCGCCGATCGCTCGCTCGATCGTGCGATCCGCGCGGCGATCGAGGAACGCACGCCGGGCGCGGAGCCCTGCGGCTTTGCCGCCATCGCGCTGGGCAAGCAGGGCAGCCGCGAACTCAATTATTCTTCGGACATCGACCCGATCCTGATCTTCGATCCGGCGACACTGCCCCGCCGGGCGCGCGAGGAGCCCGAAGAGGCGGCGGTGCGCATCGCGAAGCGGGTCGTCGAATTGTTGCAGGCGCGGGATGGCGATGGATACGTGCTGCGGGTCGACCTGCGACTACGGCCGTCCCCCGAGGTGACGCCGATCGCACTGCCGGTGGGTGGCGCCATCGGCTATTACGAAAGTCAGGCGCTGACGTGGGAACGGGCGGCGTTCATCCGCGCCCGCGTTGCGGCGGGCGACATGGCGCTGGGCGCGTATTTCCTCGATGCGATCCGCCCGTTCGTCTGGCGACGCGGCCTCGATTTCGGTGCGATCGGCGAAATCCGCGATCTGTCGCGGCGCATCCGCGATCATTATGCCAGCGGGCAGGCGTTCGGACCGGGGTTCGACCTGAAGCGAGGCCGGGGCGGTATTCGCGAGGCCGAGTTCTTCGCGCAGATACACCAGCTGATCCATGGCGGGCGCGATCCGGCACTGCGCCTGCCCGCGACCCGGGACGCGCTCGCGGCACTCGCGGCCGCCGGATGGATAGACCACGAGCAGGCCGGCGCGTTGACGGAATCCTACACGGTGTTGCGGACGATCGAGCATCGCGTGCAGATGATCGACGATCGCCAGACGCATGTCCTGCCGTCGGGTGCCGCGCTGGATCACGTGGCGAAGCTGCATGGGCTGGACGCCGGCGGCGAGCTGATCGCGCTGCTTCGCCGGCCGGTCGAGACGGCGGGGCGGATCTACGATGCCTTGGACGATGGCCGATCCGCGGCCTTTCCGCACGAAGCGCAGGCCCTGGCATCGCGGCTGGCGGATATCGGTTTCGACGACGGCGAGGCGGCGGCGGGCCGGATCGCAGTGTGGCGCGCGGGTCGTTATCCGGCGTTGCGCAGCGCAGCGGCGCGCGATGCGCTGGAAGCGGTGCTGCCGGTGCTGATGCCGGCGCTGGTCGCGGCGCCCGATCCGGCGGCGGCGCTGTTGCGGCTCGACATGCTGCTGGAGCGCCTGTCGAGCGCGATCAATATCTTGCGGCTGCTGGAAGCCCGGCCCGGTCTGGCCGCGCTGCTGGCGACGATCCTGAGCCATGCGCCCCCGCTGGCCGATGCGCTGGCGACACGGCCGGAACTGATCGACTGGCTGATCGATGCCAGCGCGTTCGAACCGCTCGACAGCGTGGACCGGCTGTCGGCGGAGATGCGGACCGGCGAGGCGCGCGATTATCAGGCGCTGCTGGATCATGTCCGCCGCGTCATCGGCGAAAAACGGTTCGCGCTGGGGTCGCAGGTCGTCGCGGCGGTCGCGGACCCGCTCGACGCGGCGTCCGGCTACGCCCGGCTCGCGGAAGCCGCGATCGAGGTCCTGGCGCAGGCGACGGTTGCGGCCTTCGAGCAGGTGCATGGCAGTGTGCCGGACAGCGAACTGATCATCCTCGCGTACGGACGACTGGGCGGAGGGGCGCTGACGCATGCCAGCGACCTCGACCTCGTCTATCTGTTCACGGGGGATTTCAGCCGGGAATCGGATGGCGGGAAACCGCTGGGCGCGACGCTATACTACAATCGGTTGGCGCAGCGGGTCAGTGCGGCACTGTCGGTGCCGACCGCGGCCGGGCCGCTCTATGCCGTCGACACGCGGCTGCGGCCGTCGGGCACGCAGGGACCGCTGGTCGTATCGCTCGAGTCCTTCGCCCGGTATCAGCGCGAGGAGGCCTGGACGTGGGAGCATATGGCGTTGACCCGCGCCCGTCCCGTCTTCGGTTCTCCTGCCGCGCGGGTGGCAGCGTCGGCGGTGATCGCCGAAGTGCTGCAGGGCGCGCGACCATCGCGCGATCTGGTTGCGGAAGCCGCGGACATGCGGGCGGAGATGGCCCGGCACAAACCACCGCAGGGTCCGCTGGATGCCAAACTGTTGCCGGGCGGCCTCGTCGACCTGGAATTCACCGTCCATCTCGCGCAATTGCAGCACCGGGCCGGTTTCGATCCACATCTGGGCAAGGCGATCGACGCGCTGGTACGGCGGGATCTGCTGCCGGCGAATCTGGTGGATGCGAACGCGCTGCTGACGCGTCTGCTCGTCACATTACGGCTGGTGGCGCCGGATGCCGCCGAGCCGCCGCCGGCGACGCGCGCGTTGATCGCAAGGGCCTTGCAGCGTGACGATTGGGACGCGGTGCTTGCCGGCTTCGCCGCGACACGCCACGACGTAGAAACCGCCTGGCACCGGATGACGGGAGAGACGCATGGATGA
- a CDS encoding thermonuclease family protein, with amino-acid sequence MEYVFDFARAISGGASSRGRRRQGAGRWAQLRIALLGVMLGLAMPSLRGTDWHALLPAGMTVELPHPGRVTWPAGAIDLPPLPDGLSMPTPTRATTAGEAVTAQFGRCRRGHDGDCVVDGDTFKFAGETIRIADIDTPETHPPRCAREARLGERATVRMQELLNAGPVTIAPYKRPHDRYGRRLAVVTRNGVSLGERLVGEGLARRYDGGHRRGWCGWA; translated from the coding sequence ATGGAGTATGTGTTTGATTTTGCACGCGCGATCAGCGGCGGCGCGTCGAGTCGCGGGCGGCGGCGGCAGGGTGCCGGGCGGTGGGCGCAGCTGCGGATCGCCCTGCTGGGGGTGATGCTGGGGCTGGCGATGCCGTCGTTGCGCGGGACCGACTGGCACGCCCTGCTGCCTGCCGGGATGACGGTGGAGCTGCCGCATCCGGGCCGGGTGACATGGCCGGCGGGCGCCATCGACCTGCCGCCGTTGCCGGATGGACTGTCCATGCCGACGCCGACGCGTGCCACCACGGCGGGCGAGGCCGTCACCGCACAATTCGGCCGCTGTCGCCGCGGGCATGATGGCGATTGCGTGGTGGACGGCGACACCTTCAAATTCGCCGGCGAGACGATCCGCATCGCCGATATCGACACGCCGGAGACGCACCCGCCGCGGTGCGCGCGGGAGGCGCGGCTGGGCGAGCGGGCTACGGTGCGGATGCAGGAATTGCTCAACGCCGGACCGGTGACGATCGCGCCGTACAAGCGCCCGCACGACCGCTATGGCCGGCGGCTGGCGGTGGTGACGCGCAACGGCGTGTCGCTGGGCGAGCGGCTGGTCGGGGAAGGACTGGCGCGGCGGTACGATGGCGGCCATCGGCGCGGATGGTGCGGCTGGGCCTGA
- a CDS encoding opacity protein: MRKLALAAAVAAASFAVPAFAQDMSTTSTTDTTVATDAQVDTAPRAPDGTRAFGIEPYVAVMGGWEQFDREAVAGIPAQPRGYKLDGALIEGIVGVNVPLGPVFVGAEGSVAKGVSGDIDWQYGAYGRFGFRAGDSGLFYGKVGYRWNNFDKFAPGVAGDLNRDYHATVYGVGAEIGPKDIGLGGITGNSGLRLRMEVSTFDDANSFRPMAGVVAHF, encoded by the coding sequence ATGCGTAAGCTCGCCCTCGCGGCCGCCGTTGCGGCAGCGTCCTTTGCCGTCCCCGCGTTCGCGCAGGACATGTCGACCACCAGCACGACCGACACGACGGTCGCTACCGATGCGCAGGTCGACACCGCGCCGCGTGCCCCCGACGGCACCCGCGCGTTCGGCATCGAGCCGTATGTCGCCGTGATGGGCGGTTGGGAGCAGTTCGATCGCGAGGCGGTCGCCGGCATCCCCGCACAGCCGCGCGGCTACAAGCTGGACGGCGCGCTGATCGAGGGCATCGTCGGCGTCAACGTGCCGCTGGGGCCGGTGTTCGTCGGTGCCGAGGGTTCGGTCGCCAAGGGCGTGTCGGGCGATATCGACTGGCAGTATGGCGCATATGGTCGCTTCGGCTTCCGCGCCGGTGACAGCGGCCTGTTCTACGGCAAGGTCGGTTACCGCTGGAACAACTTCGACAAGTTCGCTCCGGGCGTCGCCGGCGACCTGAACCGCGATTACCACGCGACGGTCTATGGCGTCGGCGCCGAGATCGGTCCGAAGGACATCGGTCTGGGCGGCATCACCGGCAATTCGGGCCTGCGCCTGCGCATGGAAGTCTCGACCTTCGACGATGCGAACAGCTTCCGTCCGATGGCGGGTGTGGTCGCGCACTTCTAA
- a CDS encoding response regulator — protein MSLGQQLAPHLPFLRRYGRALTGSQHQGDKYVRATLEAIVAAPDQFPRDVDPRLGLYRMFQGIWSSANVDGEEQTSQSDAEGTEAVARARLARMTPLSRQALLLTAMEGFTPEDAAYLIEVDTSEVETLVAEALAEIEKQTRARVLIIEDEPIIAMDIETIVRDLGHEVTGVAVTRDEAVALAMEDRPGLVLADIQLADDSSGIDAVKDILAEFEVPVIFITAFPERLLTGERPEPTFLITKPFQRSTVKAAISQALFFDQATIPAALA, from the coding sequence ATGTCGCTTGGACAGCAACTCGCACCGCATCTTCCTTTCCTGCGGCGCTATGGCCGAGCCCTGACCGGCAGCCAGCATCAGGGCGACAAATATGTCCGCGCGACGCTGGAGGCGATTGTCGCCGCCCCCGACCAGTTCCCGCGCGACGTTGATCCGCGGCTGGGCTTATACCGTATGTTCCAGGGGATTTGGTCGTCGGCGAATGTCGACGGCGAAGAGCAGACCTCACAGAGCGATGCGGAAGGAACGGAGGCGGTTGCACGTGCTCGGCTCGCGCGAATGACGCCATTGTCGCGTCAGGCGCTGCTACTGACCGCCATGGAGGGCTTCACCCCGGAAGACGCAGCGTATCTGATTGAGGTCGATACCAGCGAGGTTGAAACGCTGGTTGCCGAAGCCTTGGCCGAGATCGAGAAGCAGACACGGGCGCGGGTTTTGATCATCGAGGACGAGCCGATCATTGCGATGGATATCGAGACGATCGTTCGCGACTTGGGTCATGAGGTTACCGGCGTCGCAGTGACCCGTGACGAAGCGGTCGCGCTAGCGATGGAGGATCGGCCAGGCCTGGTGCTCGCCGACATCCAGCTGGCGGACGACAGTTCGGGCATCGACGCGGTGAAGGACATCCTCGCCGAATTCGAAGTTCCGGTAATCTTCATCACTGCGTTCCCCGAGCGCCTGCTGACCGGCGAGCGGCCCGAGCCGACGTTCCTGATCACCAAGCCGTTCCAGCGGTCGACGGTGAAGGCGGCGATAAGCCAAGCGCTGTTTTTCGATCAGGCCACGATCCCCGCCGCGCTGGCCTGA
- a CDS encoding biopolymer transporter ExbD, which produces MPRQRAFSPSRRFAGSPAFEEPLSELNITPLIDVMLVLLVMMILTLPTVLHKVAVDLPQGYAPPGETVTHPLVLARGGEVTLDGVALADAAMPARFRALRADPAALLVMRTDPEARYDRFDHVLAEVKRAGITRLGFVGNEGMVE; this is translated from the coding sequence ATGCCACGCCAGCGTGCCTTCTCCCCATCCCGCCGTTTCGCCGGATCGCCGGCGTTCGAGGAGCCGCTATCGGAGCTGAACATCACGCCGCTGATCGACGTGATGCTGGTGTTGCTGGTGATGATGATCCTGACGCTGCCGACGGTGCTGCACAAGGTGGCGGTCGACCTGCCGCAGGGCTACGCGCCGCCGGGCGAGACTGTGACGCACCCGCTGGTGCTGGCGCGGGGCGGCGAGGTGACGCTGGACGGCGTGGCGCTGGCGGATGCGGCGATGCCGGCGCGGTTTAGGGCGCTGCGCGCGGACCCCGCCGCGCTGCTGGTGATGCGCACCGACCCGGAGGCGCGCTACGACCGCTTCGATCATGTGCTGGCCGAGGTGAAGCGCGCGGGGATCACGCGGCTGGGGTTTGTGGGGAATGAGGGGATGGTGGAGTGA
- a CDS encoding entericidin A/B family lipoprotein: MRKVLGMVVIAGALMVSACNTVEGVGKDVSSAGSTVAKTADDAK, encoded by the coding sequence ATGCGTAAGGTTCTTGGAATGGTTGTCATTGCCGGCGCGCTAATGGTCAGCGCCTGCAACACGGTCGAGGGCGTCGGCAAGGACGTCAGCTCGGCGGGGAGCACAGTCGCCAAGACCGCTGACGACGCCAAGTAA
- a CDS encoding sensor histidine kinase, which produces MAPVSAFSRLPTGAKLFITLSIALLLLALIAIGATLQTGRTADAEARARLRIAANESARSIAIELVGDMTALRVAVNALQVDAADAPSCARAQGVFAQQATTGTRFSIVDRNGRLLCGEALDNDVTLDTSTAVGAAVIPDRGLILAIAGPRRGPSARVFFPRNFLARLAAPASRAMPLASALIHDDETLDLASIPDLGPLDRVETVTNDLGLGGLTLRTSIRSAPITSSFLVALMLPLLMWAAAAGLSWFIVDRLLIRPLRRLRASVASYTPGEEIDPGKLGPLPAQEIRELGDTFRAISRTVALHEAGLADAVVRQTKLTREVHHRVKNNLQVISSLINFHARGAPSPDATAAYASIQRRVDALAVVHRNHFAEMEDNRGLNLRSVIGELASNIRSTAPEGATSLSISLDIDPYLVNQDVAVAVAFLVTETIELAMNCDPAAQIRVAINPGDDANKAKLRVVSRAFVESETLQALLSTRYGRVMEGLSRQLRAPLHHDPMVGAYEIAIAVIGRD; this is translated from the coding sequence ATGGCTCCGGTGTCGGCGTTTTCACGCCTGCCCACGGGCGCCAAGCTATTTATTACATTGAGCATCGCGCTTCTCTTGCTCGCACTCATCGCGATCGGTGCGACGCTTCAGACCGGCCGAACCGCCGATGCGGAAGCGCGGGCCAGGTTGCGCATCGCTGCCAATGAAAGTGCGCGAAGTATCGCTATCGAGTTGGTCGGCGACATGACTGCCTTGCGCGTCGCCGTGAACGCGTTGCAGGTCGATGCCGCCGACGCCCCTAGCTGCGCCCGCGCTCAGGGCGTCTTCGCGCAACAGGCAACGACAGGAACGCGCTTCTCGATCGTTGACCGCAATGGCCGGCTTTTGTGTGGCGAGGCGCTGGATAACGACGTCACCCTCGATACCAGTACCGCGGTAGGGGCAGCGGTGATACCCGATCGCGGATTGATCCTCGCGATTGCTGGCCCGCGCCGCGGTCCCAGCGCACGCGTGTTCTTCCCGCGGAATTTTCTAGCCCGGCTTGCGGCCCCCGCCAGCAGGGCCATGCCTCTCGCCAGCGCCCTGATCCATGACGACGAGACGCTGGATCTGGCGTCTATTCCCGATCTCGGCCCACTCGATCGGGTCGAGACAGTCACGAATGACCTCGGCCTCGGCGGCCTGACGCTGCGGACCAGTATCCGCAGTGCCCCTATAACCTCCTCATTCCTCGTCGCTTTGATGCTCCCGCTGCTCATGTGGGCCGCCGCGGCGGGCCTGTCGTGGTTCATCGTTGACCGGCTGCTGATCCGTCCACTGCGTCGGCTGCGCGCCAGCGTCGCTTCCTATACGCCGGGCGAGGAGATCGATCCTGGTAAGCTCGGCCCGCTACCGGCGCAGGAGATTCGTGAGCTCGGCGATACCTTCCGCGCGATCAGCCGCACCGTCGCGTTACATGAGGCAGGGCTCGCCGATGCCGTGGTGCGCCAGACGAAGCTGACGCGTGAGGTGCATCACCGCGTGAAGAACAACCTTCAGGTTATCTCCAGCCTGATCAACTTTCACGCCCGCGGGGCGCCCAGTCCCGATGCGACCGCCGCCTACGCCTCGATCCAGCGCCGCGTCGATGCGCTTGCGGTCGTGCATCGCAACCATTTCGCCGAAATGGAGGATAACCGCGGTCTCAATCTGCGATCGGTGATCGGCGAACTCGCCTCCAACATTCGCTCGACAGCGCCCGAAGGAGCAACCAGCCTGTCGATCTCGCTCGATATCGACCCCTACCTCGTCAACCAGGACGTGGCGGTCGCCGTTGCGTTTCTTGTCACCGAAACGATCGAACTCGCGATGAATTGTGATCCCGCTGCGCAAATACGCGTGGCCATCAACCCCGGCGACGATGCGAACAAGGCCAAGCTGCGCGTGGTATCCCGCGCCTTCGTCGAAAGCGAAACGCTGCAGGCACTGTTATCGACCCGCTATGGGCGAGTGATGGAAGGACTGTCCCGACAGCTTCGCGCTCCTCTCCACCACGACCCGATGGTTGGCGCATACGAGATCGCGATCGCCGTCATCGGCCGCGACTGA
- a CDS encoding peroxiredoxin yields the protein MDDGMTMPAVTATMPDGTPVRLTDLPMPAVVYFYPKDDTPGCTREAQDFSSLSDAFAAAGASVTGISKDPPAKHARFVAKHGLTVGLASDEDGSVCDAFGVWGEKQMYGKTYMGIERATFLFGADGRLVRSWRKVKVPGHAAAVLDAVRAL from the coding sequence ATGGATGACGGTATGACGATGCCCGCGGTAACGGCGACGATGCCCGACGGTACGCCGGTCCGCCTGACCGACCTGCCGATGCCGGCGGTCGTCTATTTCTATCCCAAGGACGATACGCCGGGCTGCACGCGCGAGGCGCAGGATTTCTCCAGCCTGTCCGATGCGTTCGCCGCGGCCGGTGCGAGCGTGACGGGGATCAGCAAGGATCCGCCGGCGAAACACGCCAGGTTCGTCGCGAAGCATGGCCTGACCGTCGGTCTGGCGAGCGATGAGGATGGCAGCGTCTGCGACGCCTTCGGCGTGTGGGGAGAAAAGCAAATGTACGGCAAGACGTACATGGGGATCGAGCGCGCGACCTTCCTGTTCGGGGCGGACGGCCGGCTGGTGCGATCGTGGCGCAAGGTCAAGGTGCCCGGCCACGCCGCCGCAGTACTGGACGCGGTCCGCGCGCTGTAG
- a CDS encoding sigma-70 family RNA polymerase sigma factor yields the protein MTQPASRDDDYEDDDAPIEPVEHVALSDPEFKKQLAQVIPHLRAFGRSLSGSRDLADDLVQETLLKAWAARQRFQAGTNMRAWTFIILRNLYLSQMRRARFKGEWDDLVADRILAAPASQDRHVELGDMQRALLHLPQPQREALILVGAGGFAYEEAAEICQVAVGTIKSRVARGRVALETILTEGSLPSRREHETDVNKTALDTIMGEVDELSRGH from the coding sequence ATGACCCAGCCTGCTTCGCGTGATGATGACTATGAAGACGACGACGCGCCGATTGAGCCCGTCGAACATGTCGCCTTGTCCGATCCCGAGTTCAAGAAGCAGCTCGCGCAGGTCATTCCCCATCTTCGGGCCTTTGGTCGATCCCTGTCTGGCAGTCGTGATCTTGCCGACGATCTGGTGCAAGAAACGCTGTTGAAGGCATGGGCGGCGCGTCAGCGCTTTCAGGCTGGGACGAACATGCGTGCCTGGACGTTCATCATCCTGCGCAACCTGTACTTGTCGCAGATGCGACGCGCCCGCTTCAAGGGTGAGTGGGACGATCTGGTCGCGGATCGAATCCTTGCGGCACCGGCCAGCCAAGACCGTCACGTCGAACTTGGCGACATGCAGCGTGCGTTGTTGCACCTGCCGCAGCCGCAGCGTGAGGCGCTGATCCTCGTCGGTGCAGGCGGCTTCGCCTATGAAGAGGCCGCAGAAATCTGTCAGGTCGCGGTGGGCACGATCAAGAGTCGGGTGGCGCGGGGGCGGGTGGCGCTGGAGACTATTCTTACCGAGGGGTCCTTGCCCTCTCGTCGCGAGCATGAGACGGACGTGAACAAAACCGCTCTCGACACGATTATGGGCGAGGTGGACGAACTCAGCCGCGGTCATTGA
- a CDS encoding multidrug effflux MFS transporter, which translates to MTRITASTAPATSGVPPVAADPTPAMGGAPIGFTEFVALVAALMSLAALGIDSMLPALPAMGRALGVATENQRQFIITAFVLGFGIAQLAHGPLADRFGRRTVLLFAIGGYAIANVACAISASFTLLLAARVFGGAMVAATRVATVAMVRDCYHGRPMARVMSIAFMVFMIVPVLAPAFGQTVLLFANWRGIFWVIAGISIGIWTWFYVRMPETLAVEAQQPLSIARIGAGWKQTLGDRWSLGYTLASTSLMGALYGYLNSVQQIMFDTFERPTLLAVMFALTAMLMAAANLTNARLVMRLGTRLISHSAVTALVVLSAIHLAIALAGYETLVGFVVLQALTMGCFGLATSNFSSMAMENMGGIAGTASSVQGFTSVTFGAVIGVVIGQAFDGSTAPLAAGFLICGVVALTVVALTERGRLFRSA; encoded by the coding sequence GTGACCCGAATAACTGCATCCACCGCGCCGGCGACATCCGGCGTTCCGCCCGTCGCTGCCGATCCGACGCCCGCCATGGGCGGCGCGCCGATCGGCTTCACCGAATTCGTCGCGCTGGTCGCGGCGCTGATGTCGCTCGCGGCACTGGGCATCGATTCGATGCTGCCGGCGCTGCCCGCGATGGGCCGTGCGCTGGGCGTGGCGACCGAGAACCAGCGGCAGTTCATCATCACCGCCTTCGTCCTGGGATTCGGCATCGCGCAGCTGGCGCACGGACCGCTCGCGGATCGCTTCGGCCGGCGGACCGTGCTGCTGTTCGCGATCGGCGGCTATGCGATCGCCAACGTGGCCTGTGCGATCTCCGCCAGCTTCACGCTGCTGCTTGCCGCCCGCGTGTTCGGCGGGGCGATGGTCGCCGCCACCCGCGTCGCGACGGTGGCGATGGTGCGCGACTGCTATCACGGGCGGCCGATGGCGCGTGTTATGTCGATCGCGTTCATGGTGTTCATGATCGTCCCCGTGCTCGCCCCCGCATTCGGCCAGACGGTGCTGCTATTCGCCAACTGGCGCGGCATCTTCTGGGTGATCGCCGGGATCAGCATCGGCATCTGGACGTGGTTCTATGTGCGGATGCCGGAGACGCTGGCGGTCGAGGCGCAGCAGCCGCTGTCGATCGCGCGTATCGGGGCGGGGTGGAAGCAGACGCTGGGGGATCGCTGGTCGCTGGGCTATACGCTGGCGTCGACGTCGCTGATGGGCGCGTTGTACGGCTATCTGAATTCGGTGCAGCAGATCATGTTCGACACGTTCGAACGGCCGACGCTGCTCGCGGTCATGTTCGCGCTTACGGCGATGCTGATGGCGGCGGCGAACCTGACCAATGCGCGGCTGGTGATGCGGCTGGGGACGAGGCTGATCAGCCACAGCGCGGTCACCGCGCTGGTGGTGCTGAGCGCGATCCACCTGGCCATCGCGCTTGCCGGATACGAAACGCTGGTGGGGTTCGTCGTGCTGCAGGCGCTGACGATGGGGTGCTTCGGCCTCGCGACGTCGAACTTCTCGTCGATGGCGATGGAGAACATGGGCGGGATCGCCGGCACCGCATCGAGCGTGCAGGGCTTTACCAGCGTGACGTTCGGCGCGGTGATCGGCGTCGTCATCGGTCAGGCGTTCGACGGCAGCACCGCGCCGCTGGCTGCGGGGTTCCTGATCTGCGGCGTTGTGGCGCTGACGGTAGTGGCGCTGACCGAGCGCGGTCGCCTGTTCCGTTCGGCCTGA
- a CDS encoding HNH endonuclease has protein sequence MPPCPICERPLGSKVEWHHLVPKAEGGRITAAVHPICHRTVHALIPNAELARVYADPAVLRAHPGIARFAAWIADKPADFSAPVRRRR, from the coding sequence ATGCCGCCGTGTCCAATATGCGAGCGGCCATTGGGGTCCAAAGTCGAGTGGCATCATCTGGTGCCGAAGGCGGAGGGCGGACGGATCACCGCGGCGGTCCACCCGATCTGTCACCGGACCGTCCATGCGCTGATCCCCAATGCGGAGCTGGCGCGAGTCTATGCCGATCCGGCGGTGCTGCGGGCGCATCCCGGTATCGCGCGGTTCGCGGCCTGGATCGCGGACAAGCCTGCCGACTTTTCCGCACCGGTGCGTCGACGGCGGTGA